In Zingiber officinale cultivar Zhangliang chromosome 6A, Zo_v1.1, whole genome shotgun sequence, a single genomic region encodes these proteins:
- the LOC121996530 gene encoding uncharacterized protein LOC121996530 isoform X2: protein MSIPMNYGQSLPYFNQTRRILQSRQQANMVLWISKKQRLLAFVNANTSQGKGSFDDPVIMVDPVEAKRLAAKQMQEIKAKEKLKRRRQAEAINGALAMIGLTAGLVIEGQTGKGILGQLAGYLATFVSLFIQ, encoded by the exons ATGTCCATTCCGATGAACTATGGTCAAAGTCTCCCATACTTCAACCAAACTCG CCGGATTTTGCAAAGCAGACAACAGGCAAATATGGTACTGTGGATAAGCAAAAAACAAAGGTTACTGGCTTTTGTAAATGCAAAT ACATCACAgggaaaaggaagttttgatgATCCGGTCATAATGGTTGATCCTGTAGAAGCCAAACGATTAGCAGCAAAACAGATGCAAGAAATCAAAGCCAAAGAGAAACTAAAA AGACGCCGCCAAGCTGAAGCGATAAATGGGGCACTCGCGATGATCGGCCTCACGGCAGGGTTGGTTATTGAAGGACAGACCGGAAAAGGGATACTAGGCCAG CTTGCTGGATACTTGGCGACCTTCGTAAGCTTGTTCATTC
- the LOC121996530 gene encoding uncharacterized protein LOC121996530 isoform X1, whose protein sequence is MLSLPISGGPPFTNYVSSASRASRSRILQSRQQANMVLWISKKQRLLAFVNANTSQGKGSFDDPVIMVDPVEAKRLAAKQMQEIKAKEKLKRRRQAEAINGALAMIGLTAGLVIEGQTGKGILGQLAGYLATFVSLFIQ, encoded by the exons ATGTTGTCTCTTCCGATCTCCGGCGGCCCTCCGTTCACCAACTACGTTTCTTCCGCATCCAGAGCATCCCGCAG CCGGATTTTGCAAAGCAGACAACAGGCAAATATGGTACTGTGGATAAGCAAAAAACAAAGGTTACTGGCTTTTGTAAATGCAAAT ACATCACAgggaaaaggaagttttgatgATCCGGTCATAATGGTTGATCCTGTAGAAGCCAAACGATTAGCAGCAAAACAGATGCAAGAAATCAAAGCCAAAGAGAAACTAAAA AGACGCCGCCAAGCTGAAGCGATAAATGGGGCACTCGCGATGATCGGCCTCACGGCAGGGTTGGTTATTGAAGGACAGACCGGAAAAGGGATACTAGGCCAG CTTGCTGGATACTTGGCGACCTTCGTAAGCTTGTTCATTC
- the LOC121996531 gene encoding vacuolar protein sorting-associated protein 22 homolog 1-like isoform X2, with product MRRRPGIAGLQSAAASREQYRQVGENVARIRTDLMKEQLTTFRSQLEEFARKHKNDIRKNPVFRSQFHEMCSKVGVDPLASNKGFWAELLGIGDFYYELELCDLLCQRRKGARESVSEDDCLRAISKLKVLGSGFEVISVGKKKLVRSVPTELNKDHNEILEVAQAHGYVTIEELEKRLSWSSGRAIDALETLLKEGLAMIDDGHKDGKRRYWFPCVASIFSASGSDGFKP from the exons ATGAGAAGGCGGCCTGGGATTGCTGGTCTGCAGAGTGCAGCTGCTTCCCGG GAACAATATCGACAAGTTGGTGAAAATGTTGCTAGGATCCGGACAGATCTCATGAAGGAACAACTTACCACATTTCGATCACAACTAGAGGAATTTGCTCGCAAACACAAG AATGACATCCGTAAAAACCCCGTATTCAGATCACAATTCCATGAGATGTGTTCCAAAGTTGGAGTTGATCCCCTAGCCTCGAACAAGGGATTTTGGGCAGAGTTATTAGGGATTGGTGATTTCTATTATGAGCTTG AACTATGTGATCTCCTTTGTCAAAGGCGGAAGGGTGCTCGTGAGTCAGTTTCTGAAGATGATTGCCTTCGTGCTATAAGCAAGCTAAAG GTTCTTGGTAGTGGTTTTGAAGTTATATCAGTTGGCAAGAAAAAACTAGTGCGATCAGTTCCAACTGAGTTGAACAAAGATCATAATGAAATACTTGAAGTGGCTCAG GCTCATGGATATGTTACTATCGAAGAACTTGAGAAGAGACTTTCATGGTCCTCCGGTCGTGCAATTGATGCACTTGAGACTCTTCTAAAA GAAGGCCTTGCCATGATCGACGACGGTCATAAAGATGGGAAGCGTCGGTATTGGTTTCCCTGCGTGGCTTCCATTTTTTCAGCCTCTGGATCTGATGGTTTCAAACCATAA
- the LOC121996531 gene encoding vacuolar protein sorting-associated protein 22 homolog 1-like isoform X1, which yields MRRRPGIAGLQSAAASREQYRQVGENVARIRTDLMKEQLTTFRSQLEEFARKHKNDIRKNPVFRSQFHEMCSKVGVDPLASNKGFWAELLGIGDFYYELGVQIVDICLSTRSHNGGLINLQELCDLLCQRRKGARESVSEDDCLRAISKLKVLGSGFEVISVGKKKLVRSVPTELNKDHNEILEVAQAHGYVTIEELEKRLSWSSGRAIDALETLLKEGLAMIDDGHKDGKRRYWFPCVASIFSASGSDGFKP from the exons ATGAGAAGGCGGCCTGGGATTGCTGGTCTGCAGAGTGCAGCTGCTTCCCGG GAACAATATCGACAAGTTGGTGAAAATGTTGCTAGGATCCGGACAGATCTCATGAAGGAACAACTTACCACATTTCGATCACAACTAGAGGAATTTGCTCGCAAACACAAG AATGACATCCGTAAAAACCCCGTATTCAGATCACAATTCCATGAGATGTGTTCCAAAGTTGGAGTTGATCCCCTAGCCTCGAACAAGGGATTTTGGGCAGAGTTATTAGGGATTGGTGATTTCTATTATGAGCTTG GAGTTCAGATTGTCGATATTTGCTTGTCAACTAGATCTCACAACGGAGGTTTAATCAACTTGCAAGAACTATGTGATCTCCTTTGTCAAAGGCGGAAGGGTGCTCGTGAGTCAGTTTCTGAAGATGATTGCCTTCGTGCTATAAGCAAGCTAAAG GTTCTTGGTAGTGGTTTTGAAGTTATATCAGTTGGCAAGAAAAAACTAGTGCGATCAGTTCCAACTGAGTTGAACAAAGATCATAATGAAATACTTGAAGTGGCTCAG GCTCATGGATATGTTACTATCGAAGAACTTGAGAAGAGACTTTCATGGTCCTCCGGTCGTGCAATTGATGCACTTGAGACTCTTCTAAAA GAAGGCCTTGCCATGATCGACGACGGTCATAAAGATGGGAAGCGTCGGTATTGGTTTCCCTGCGTGGCTTCCATTTTTTCAGCCTCTGGATCTGATGGTTTCAAACCATAA